The DNA window GATTTATTAAATTCAATTGCTCTAAAAGTAAAAAATAAATAAGAGGAATTTATGGATATGGTTAGGTGAGAGTAATGACTGCTTATGGTGGCCAACCAGTATTATTACTTAAGGAGGGAACCTCAAGAACTGTTGGCAGAGACGCTTTAAGAGCTAATATTATGGCTGCAAGAATATTAGCCGAAACTGTTAGAACCTCTCTTGGTCCTAAGGGTATGGATAAGATGCTTGTTGATAG is part of the Candidatus Methanomethylicota archaeon genome and encodes:
- a CDS encoding thermosome subunit, coding for MTAYGGQPVLLLKEGTSRTVGRDALRANIMAARILAETVRTSLGPKGMDKMLVDSFGDITITNDGATILKEMDVQHPAAKMMVEISKAQDDEVGDGTTTA